The following nucleotide sequence is from Triticum dicoccoides isolate Atlit2015 ecotype Zavitan chromosome 7B, WEW_v2.0, whole genome shotgun sequence.
TTCCCCGCCTCCAATTCAATCAGCTCGACTATCAACCCGGGTGCCACGCCGCTAAGATAAACACACGCAGACTCCTATCTAATTTGGTTCGGTAAGACCTATAGTTTATTCATGTTTACCATGTATAATTAGCCCCATGTTTGTGAGCATCGACTCTATGCAAAGCGCATCCTGTTTACTATTTGAGCTTCGAGCATAATAAAATAGTATGCTTCAGACTAATACGTGAGGTTGCAGAAATACACGTACCCACATATAATCGGTGACTGGCTGGGAGAATGGGGCCTCCATCCCTTTGCGATGCGCCGGCTGCAGCTCCTCTCCACGCCGCCGGAGCAAACTCCAGCACACAGAGACCGCTCAGCCTCCGTCTTCCGCGCAGACACCGTCTCCCGGCCCGCCGTCACCGTAGCGCGCAGCCTGCCATCAATGGCGACGGCCCACGCAGCCCCCATCACCATGGCCAGGACGTCCGCCTTCAAGGACGGCGGCACCACATCCTCAACGAGCACAACGGGATAGATCGACGCCGGACGCGACATCGCCGTCGAGCATCGCGAATTGCCGGCGTGGTTACGCCGGCAAGGAATTCGGCGCCGACGCAGCCGCTATCTCCTTCCTTTCCGTGAATGACGGCGAAAAttggaggatattttggatagGGTTTCCACCGGTGCTGATTTTGCGATCGTGTTGTTGATCTGTGCCGTCCAGAGGATCGGACGGTGTGCATAGTGGCACAGCGATGCTGGCAGGCCCAAGTTGGGCCAATTTAGAATGGATGGATGGTGGCACTTGATGTAATAGGCCGTTGACCAGATTAGTCCTCGTGGGTGGGCCAAATGTTATACTACGCTGTGTTTTTCTCTTGTACAACGATGCCTCCATTTCTTATATTTTCTCATGTGGAGAATATCTAATGTATGGTAAACGGTCCTAAAAAAATAGTCTGATGAAATGTTGTGACTCAAGAGAATGCAAGATACTTGTGGTACCACGTGCTATTAATTTTATGGATATAAAATATGTATCATTTTAATTTGCATCAACAAATTATAATTTATGCTCTTGAGGTAATGTCAACTGAATTTCACTATAGACATTGGATAACTAGCATACTT
It contains:
- the LOC119341071 gene encoding uncharacterized protein LOC119341071 isoform X3 is translated as MSRPASIYPVVLVEDVVPPSLKADVLAMVMGAAWAVAIDGRLRATVTAGRETVSARKTEAERSLCAGVCSGGVERSCSRRIAKGWRPHSPSQSPIICGLVDEDGVKDGCSTPGMFDASIQNLCRCVPTSTVYMNG
- the LOC119341071 gene encoding uncharacterized protein LOC119341071 isoform X1, encoding MSRPASIYPVVLVEDVVPPSLKADVLAMVMGAAWAVAIDGRLRATVTAGRETVSARKTEAERSLCAGVCSGGVERSCSRRIAKGWRPHSPSQSPIICGLVDEDGVKDGCSTPGDRRWRANMGAGTKFTGGGNMTLFEPGRPILGPIAMSAKTRFLFQHDSWFRTQGRILTDLTIFIFIGAK
- the LOC119341071 gene encoding uncharacterized protein LOC119341071 isoform X2 encodes the protein MSRPASIYPVVLVEDVVPPSLKADVLAMVMGAAWAVAIDGRLRATVTAGRETVSARKTEAERSLCAGVCSGGVERSCSRRIAKGWRPHSPSQSPIICGLVDEDGVKDGCSTPGMFDASIQNLCRCVPTSTVYMRSAVEGQYGSGNEVHRRW